The nucleotide sequence AGCGTCGAGGATGTCGCGAAGACACTGGCCTTTGCGCGCGACAACAAGCTCTCGGTGACTACCGCCGGCGTGCGCCACAGCATGGGCGGGCACGCCTTCCGCAAGGGCGGCATCGTGCTCGACATGCGCGGCTTCAATAAGATCGTGCTGAACGAGAGCTCGCGATCGGTCACGGTGCAGCCGGGCGCGACCTGGCACGACATCCAGAACGCGCTGCACCCGCGCTTCGCGGTTCGCGCCATGCAATCGACCGATATTTTCAGCGTCGGTGGCTCGATCTCGGTCAATGCCCACGGCATGGACCATCAGGCCGGCGCGCTTGCGAAGTCGATCAAGTCGATGAAGGTGATGCTGGCGGACGGCCCGTTGCAGACGGCATCGACGACGGAGAACAAGGACCTGTTCAACCTCGTGGTCGGCGGCTACGGCCTGTTCGGCGTCATCGTCGAGGCCGAACTCGATATCGCCGACAATCTGGTCTACCAGACCGGGCGCCGCATGATGGACTACAAGGAATTTCCGGCGCTGTTCGCCAAAGAGATCGAGAAGGACGGCAATGTCGGCTTGATGTATGGCCACCTCTCGACCGCGCCGAGCTCGTTCCTCAAGGAATTGCTGCTCTACACCTACACCAAGGTGGACGGTGCCGAATTCAAGCGCGAGCCGCTCGGCGAGGTCTCAGGTACCAAATTGCGGCGGCTCACCATCAACCTGTCCAAGCATGGCCCGCTGTTCCAGGAAATGAAATGGCTGTCGGAAAAGCACATCGAGCACCGGATGGAAACCTGCACCGTGACGCGCGCGCAGGCGATCGGATCAGCGGAAGCCTGTCTCGTCAACCGCAACGACCCGATGCACGATTCGGTGCCTTACCTGCGCAACTCGCTGCCCAACGATACCGACATCCTGCACGAATATTTCATCCCGCGCAGCCAGTTCGTCTCGTTCGTCGACGGCATGCGCAAGGTGCTGACCGATAACAAGACCAATCTGTTGAACGCGTCGGTACGCGTCGTGCACCAGGAGAACAATTTCCTGACCTATTCGCCGGAGCCGGCGTTCTCCCTGGTGCTCTACATCAACCAGACTACCGACGACGAGGGCAACCGGCGCATGAAGAAGGCGACGGAAGAATTGATCGACCTCACCATCGCGCACAAGGGCCGCTTCTTCCTGCCCTACCAGCTCTATTATTCGAAGGGGCAGTTGCAGCGCTCGTATCCGCAGATCAATGATTTCTTCGCGGCAAAGCGCAAGTATGATCCGAGCGAGCTGTTCACCAATACGTTCTATCAGAAGTACGCGTCGTAGACGTCCGCGTCCTAACGCTTCCTGATCGTCATTGCGAGGCGCGAATGCGACGAAGCGATCCAGCGTCCGTTTAGCCGAGAGATGTATTGCTTCGCGGAGCCTGTCATCCGGCGGTGCTTCGCGCCGACCGGGTGGCTCGCAATGACGAGGCAGGCGGCAGGCCGCTGCAGCCGCCGGCCTGTTCGGCGTCGAGGACCAGCAGCGCACCCGCTGCATAGAGACGGACGACAAAACCGGCATCGTCGGAACGCGCGATGGTGACGTAATCGTTCGAGGCGAGGATGCGGCCGTTGGCCCTGGCGATCGCGGCTAACGCTTGTGACTGTGGGCCGACAATGGCCATCGACTTGCCGGGGGCCGAACCGAAGGTCAATGCAACGACCACAGCAAGCCAGCCCAAGACGACGAGGACGATGGCACCGCCAATGCGGCCCATCGGCAACGCCCGGCTCTGCTGACGCCCATCAGTAATCATAGAAGTGCTCAATGCTCGCGCCCCTGGCCTTGAGCTCGCGGTTGATATCCACGAGGCGGTCGATCCTGGCTTTCAGGCCGGCCCTGCGATACCCGGGCCGGGCATCCAGCTCCAGCGAAAATAATTCTGTGGTGCCCTTGATGTCGAGCTTGGCGGCGTCAGGGGCAATCACGGTTACGAGGATGTCGTGATTG is from Bradyrhizobium sp. AZCC 2176 and encodes:
- a CDS encoding FAD-binding oxidoreductase; its protein translation is MKKFSQKFKTGVSVAAVVVVLLGIYSYRKLQALAADPTGEKDCGPAVGGGEQAKIDLERIKAIAPLKDVKWSQLGGSINDASCLNKTEIYGVVEVRSVEDVAKTLAFARDNKLSVTTAGVRHSMGGHAFRKGGIVLDMRGFNKIVLNESSRSVTVQPGATWHDIQNALHPRFAVRAMQSTDIFSVGGSISVNAHGMDHQAGALAKSIKSMKVMLADGPLQTASTTENKDLFNLVVGGYGLFGVIVEAELDIADNLVYQTGRRMMDYKEFPALFAKEIEKDGNVGLMYGHLSTAPSSFLKELLLYTYTKVDGAEFKREPLGEVSGTKLRRLTINLSKHGPLFQEMKWLSEKHIEHRMETCTVTRAQAIGSAEACLVNRNDPMHDSVPYLRNSLPNDTDILHEYFIPRSQFVSFVDGMRKVLTDNKTNLLNASVRVVHQENNFLTYSPEPAFSLVLYINQTTDDEGNRRMKKATEELIDLTIAHKGRFFLPYQLYYSKGQLQRSYPQINDFFAAKRKYDPSELFTNTFYQKYAS